One genomic window of Gracilinema caldarium DSM 7334 includes the following:
- a CDS encoding ABC transporter ATP-binding protein produces the protein MLKIENLSVHYGGIHALQGISLEVPAGKIVTLIGANGAGKSTTLNTIIGLVKSSSGSVIFEGKNILGQPTKNLVEQGLVLVPEGRRIFPNLTVQENLTLGAYARTDDEQVEKDRERVFTLFPRLKERIRQKAGTLSGGEQQMLAVGRALMSNPKVLMMDEPSLGLAPIIVGMIFDIIKEINSTGVTVLLVEQNAKAALEAADLAYVLETGRITLSGSGRELLADDRVRKAYLGEAE, from the coding sequence ATGCTGAAAATAGAGAATCTGTCGGTTCATTATGGTGGTATACATGCTTTACAGGGAATAAGCCTGGAAGTGCCTGCCGGAAAAATAGTAACCCTGATTGGTGCAAACGGGGCAGGGAAGAGTACCACCCTGAATACCATTATAGGACTGGTGAAAAGTTCATCCGGTTCAGTTATTTTCGAAGGAAAGAATATCCTGGGTCAGCCGACCAAAAATCTGGTTGAACAGGGTTTGGTGCTGGTTCCTGAGGGGCGGCGGATTTTCCCGAATCTGACGGTTCAGGAAAATTTAACCCTCGGAGCCTATGCCCGTACCGACGATGAACAGGTAGAAAAGGACCGGGAACGGGTCTTTACCCTGTTCCCGCGCCTTAAGGAACGAATCAGACAAAAGGCAGGAACCCTTTCAGGGGGTGAACAGCAGATGCTCGCCGTCGGCCGGGCCCTCATGAGTAATCCCAAGGTCCTCATGATGGACGAGCCTTCTCTGGGGCTTGCACCTATAATCGTTGGGATGATTTTTGATATTATCAAGGAAATAAACAGCACCGGCGTTACGGTGCTTCTGGTGGAACAGAACGCCAAGGCCGCCCTGGAAGCGGCAGACCTGGCCTATGTCCTTGAGACCGGCCGGATTACCCTATCCGGCAGCGGCAGGGAACTCTTAGCCGATGACCGGGTACGGAAGGCTTATTTGGGAGAGGCAGAATAA
- the proB gene encoding glutamate 5-kinase, which yields MIPQLIDQSRKIVIKVGSNTLADKQGHINRAFLSEFAEQVAGLLQKGKQIVLVSSGARIAGISTIGKWERKRDIHYKQALCAVGQVELMEAWRKAFEPHQIHIGQLLLTADDFSNDIRTLHMRNTLFTLVDEGVVPIINENDSVCVDEIKIGDNDNLAALSAILWSADLLILFSDIDGVYTKNPKEHQDAELIEMVQDLSALKASISVGSTNSFGTGGIATKLEAAEKVLSYGIPMILAHGGKNRVLESLQRGEQRGTAFIPAGGKP from the coding sequence ATGATTCCTCAATTAATAGATCAATCCCGGAAGATTGTTATAAAAGTCGGTTCCAATACACTGGCAGACAAACAGGGACACATCAACCGGGCCTTTCTTTCGGAGTTCGCTGAACAGGTTGCAGGCCTTCTGCAGAAGGGCAAGCAAATTGTCCTCGTTTCTTCCGGAGCCCGAATTGCAGGTATTTCCACCATCGGTAAATGGGAACGAAAACGGGACATCCACTACAAACAGGCCCTCTGTGCTGTCGGCCAGGTCGAACTTATGGAAGCCTGGCGCAAAGCCTTTGAACCACACCAGATTCATATCGGCCAACTGCTCCTCACCGCCGATGATTTTTCCAACGATATTCGTACCCTCCACATGCGCAATACCCTCTTTACCCTGGTTGATGAAGGGGTAGTACCCATTATTAATGAAAACGATTCGGTTTGTGTTGATGAAATTAAAATCGGCGATAACGACAATCTGGCCGCTTTGTCGGCCATACTTTGGAGTGCCGATCTCCTGATACTCTTTAGCGATATCGATGGGGTTTATACCAAGAATCCCAAGGAACATCAGGATGCGGAACTTATCGAGATGGTTCAGGATCTTTCGGCCTTGAAGGCTTCCATCTCAGTGGGCAGTACCAACAGCTTCGGAACCGGCGGTATTGCAACCAAGCTGGAAGCGGCTGAAAAGGTGCTTTCCTATGGTATACCGATGATTCTTGCCCATGGCGGCAAAAACCGGGTACTCGAATCCCTACAAAGGGGGGAACAGCGGGGGACCGCCTTTATTCCAGCGGGAGGTAAACCGTGA
- a CDS encoding GNAT family N-acetyltransferase — MTPHSLHWRTAHSQDYDSFSQFLQNHEPYLVAAASRFRAFRERSTKTSLPGRNHILIGMDNLNHIQSFIFRSGQILHPFFLDYDAERAQRVLRRFINLPFSKRIYSLQGLEQDVKIAEQALEQEGYRIQDQFDYYLMQLDTPVLKPPQPEGLTLIELAAIGRTSIKQASIRQVSIEGALAGHAVADLLYPLQAAYEQEEVIPAHSTFNQASCRRGLAKILSEETIVYAAYEGLPVAKANTNATAYRYKQIGGVYVQPEFRGRGIASSVVGTLLARIQQQGYGVSLFVKKRNLPAIRLYERLGFVTIGSYRIVYY, encoded by the coding sequence ATGACACCTCATAGCCTTCACTGGCGAACAGCTCATTCACAAGATTATGATAGTTTTTCACAATTTTTACAAAATCATGAACCATACCTCGTAGCCGCCGCAAGTCGTTTTAGAGCTTTTAGAGAACGCAGTACCAAAACCTCACTTCCGGGAAGAAATCATATACTGATTGGCATGGATAACTTAAACCATATCCAGAGCTTTATCTTTCGCTCAGGCCAGATTCTCCATCCCTTTTTCCTGGATTATGATGCGGAAAGGGCTCAGAGGGTTCTCAGACGATTCATCAACCTGCCCTTTTCGAAACGAATTTATTCACTTCAGGGCCTTGAGCAAGATGTCAAAATTGCAGAACAGGCGCTTGAACAGGAGGGATACCGAATTCAGGATCAGTTTGATTATTACCTCATGCAGTTGGACACTCCGGTCCTTAAGCCGCCGCAGCCTGAGGGACTCACCCTTATCGAACTGGCTGCTATCGGGCGTACCTCTATCAAACAGGCTTCTATCAGGCAGGTATCTATCGAAGGGGCTTTAGCCGGTCACGCTGTGGCAGACCTCCTCTATCCCCTCCAGGCGGCCTATGAACAGGAAGAGGTTATCCCTGCCCATAGCACATTTAACCAAGCGTCCTGTCGCCGGGGCTTAGCAAAAATACTTTCAGAAGAAACGATTGTGTATGCAGCATATGAGGGGCTGCCAGTGGCCAAGGCAAATACCAACGCCACCGCCTATCGGTATAAACAAATCGGCGGAGTCTATGTACAGCCCGAATTCCGCGGCCGTGGTATTGCATCCTCTGTGGTGGGCACCTTACTGGCGCGGATTCAACAGCAAGGTTATGGGGTGAGTCTCTTTGTAAAAAAACGGAATCTGCCCGCCATCCGGCTCTATGAACGGCTTGGCTTTGTTACCATCGGTTCCTATAGGATCGTCTATTATTGA
- a CDS encoding glycoside hydrolase family 3 protein: MILRAYKKVFIAILLVLFSLQSYRGFGAEHFYSPGKPEELAEKLLAAMSDEEALAQTFMLGWVGADPSPAIIDWIQKRHIGGIKIFGWNTEDTYRLANTVGVLQKAAQQSDKKIPLLVATDQEGGWIRHVKGITSETPGNMAIGASGVPRDAYLSGYYIGRELAALGINMNFAPSVDLFTNQQSVLIGPRAFSDNPVTAGILGIAFAKGLEKAGVIPTAKHYPGHGDTELDSHGILPHIQANFETLWNRELLPYRMLSKEGIPAIMTGHLAFPNTRGGSEPASLSRWFITTILRETIGFKGLVITDDLLMNGVTIPAGSLSRAAKLALEAGNDILMMSKTPNLSDPVWNNLLDAMKREPKFRERVRDAARRTLILKLTHLKGDTAPPLFPQADEIKKRIPDPQGKAFFLDLAARSITLVSGTDPSPLEPSKAGKVLLAASFEDFLSVGLLAYPNAQRFKFSYSEESSPQDKLNFQSQAKQADTIIFCLANGYGVDLLQSIRYSGKRVIVISALSPVYLQRVTWNTSGIAVYSYSRESFIAVFSALLGRIPMQGKLPFAMKNLGR, encoded by the coding sequence GTGATATTGAGAGCATATAAAAAAGTTTTCATTGCAATCCTGCTAGTACTATTCTCACTGCAAAGCTATCGGGGCTTCGGGGCTGAACATTTTTACAGCCCCGGAAAACCCGAAGAACTGGCAGAAAAACTCCTCGCCGCCATGTCCGATGAGGAAGCCCTGGCTCAGACCTTCATGCTGGGCTGGGTAGGCGCTGATCCTTCACCGGCTATCATAGACTGGATTCAGAAACGGCATATAGGCGGCATAAAAATCTTTGGATGGAATACCGAAGACACCTACCGGCTGGCCAACACCGTTGGAGTTTTACAAAAAGCGGCACAACAAAGTGATAAAAAGATCCCTCTCCTCGTTGCCACCGATCAGGAGGGTGGCTGGATCCGCCATGTAAAGGGCATTACCAGCGAAACCCCGGGAAATATGGCCATCGGTGCCTCTGGGGTTCCCCGGGATGCCTATCTTTCCGGGTATTATATTGGCCGGGAACTGGCGGCGCTGGGCATCAATATGAATTTTGCCCCTTCGGTGGATCTGTTTACGAACCAGCAGTCGGTTCTGATTGGTCCTCGGGCTTTTAGCGATAACCCTGTAACCGCAGGAATTTTAGGCATCGCCTTTGCAAAGGGTCTGGAAAAGGCCGGGGTAATTCCTACAGCCAAACATTATCCCGGACACGGAGACACGGAATTGGATTCCCATGGGATTCTTCCCCACATCCAGGCCAATTTTGAGACCCTGTGGAACCGGGAATTGCTTCCTTACCGTATGCTCAGCAAGGAAGGGATCCCTGCCATTATGACGGGCCACCTCGCATTTCCCAACACCAGGGGAGGGAGCGAACCAGCGTCGCTGAGTCGCTGGTTTATCACCACCATTCTGAGAGAAACCATAGGGTTTAAGGGGCTTGTTATCACCGATGATTTATTGATGAATGGTGTCACCATACCGGCAGGAAGCCTCTCACGGGCTGCTAAACTGGCCCTAGAAGCAGGAAACGATATCCTGATGATGTCTAAAACCCCGAACCTTTCCGACCCGGTTTGGAACAATCTGCTTGATGCCATGAAACGGGAACCTAAGTTCCGGGAACGGGTCAGAGATGCAGCCCGCAGGACCCTGATCCTAAAGCTCACCCATCTCAAAGGGGACACTGCCCCACCCCTGTTTCCACAGGCTGATGAAATTAAAAAACGTATCCCTGATCCTCAGGGCAAGGCTTTTTTTCTTGACCTGGCAGCAAGAAGCATAACCCTGGTATCGGGTACCGATCCAAGCCCCCTCGAACCAAGCAAGGCAGGCAAGGTGCTATTGGCGGCCTCCTTTGAGGATTTCCTGTCCGTGGGTCTCCTGGCCTATCCCAATGCACAGCGATTTAAATTTTCCTATTCAGAAGAAAGCTCTCCCCAGGATAAGCTCAATTTCCAGTCCCAGGCAAAACAGGCAGATACGATCATTTTTTGTCTTGCCAACGGATATGGGGTCGACCTTTTACAGAGCATCCGCTATTCAGGGAAACGAGTTATTGTGATTTCAGCCCTGTCTCCGGTGTATCTTCAGCGGGTAACCTGGAATACCAGCGGTATTGCGGTGTATAGCTATTCCCGGGAGTCCTTTATCGCAGTCTTTTCTGCCCTCCTGGGCCGCATTCCCATGCAGGGCAAATTGCCCTTTGCTATGAAAAACCTGGGGAGATAA
- a CDS encoding branched-chain amino acid ABC transporter permease, with protein sequence MDLSTFLQYVANALSLGSLYALIAIGYSMVYGILRLINFAHGDVFMLGAYIAFYLVSSSLMPWWVAFIVAIGLTCLFGIGLERVAYRPLRDSPRISIMISAIGASFLIENLAIVLFDARPKAFKVPELFSTVVTLGGVSIVSVSFFIPLITFALLGILLFIVHKTKTGMAMRAVSTDQDAARLMAIDVDKTVSFTFGIGSLLAAVGGIMWSLKYPQLLPLMGVMPGLKCFIAAVIGGIGSIGGAVLGGFLLGIIEIMTVAFLPDLTGYRDAFAFILLIVVLLVRPTGLLGKNQGEKV encoded by the coding sequence ATGGATCTATCAACCTTTTTGCAGTATGTAGCAAATGCCCTCTCCCTGGGCAGTCTCTATGCCCTCATCGCTATCGGCTACTCCATGGTGTATGGGATCCTGAGGCTCATCAATTTTGCCCATGGGGATGTATTCATGTTGGGGGCCTATATTGCGTTTTATCTAGTCTCATCGTCCCTCATGCCCTGGTGGGTAGCTTTCATCGTAGCCATTGGCCTTACCTGTCTTTTTGGCATTGGCCTCGAACGGGTCGCCTATCGCCCCCTCCGGGATTCTCCCCGGATTTCCATTATGATTAGTGCCATCGGGGCTTCCTTTCTTATAGAAAATCTGGCGATTGTACTCTTCGATGCCCGTCCCAAGGCCTTTAAGGTGCCTGAACTTTTTTCCACCGTCGTCACCCTTGGCGGAGTTTCTATTGTCAGTGTGAGTTTCTTCATTCCCCTCATTACCTTTGCCCTTTTAGGAATATTGCTTTTTATTGTTCATAAAACGAAAACCGGTATGGCCATGCGGGCTGTTTCGACCGATCAGGATGCGGCCCGGCTCATGGCTATTGATGTTGATAAAACGGTATCCTTTACCTTCGGTATTGGATCCCTCCTTGCAGCTGTGGGTGGAATTATGTGGTCCTTAAAATATCCTCAACTTCTTCCGCTGATGGGTGTTATGCCGGGGCTTAAATGTTTCATCGCCGCAGTTATCGGCGGTATCGGCTCCATTGGTGGGGCGGTTCTTGGCGGCTTTCTTCTGGGAATTATAGAAATTATGACCGTCGCGTTCTTGCCGGATCTTACCGGTTACCGGGATGCCTTTGCCTTTATCCTGCTTATTGTGGTTCTGCTGGTGCGGCCTACTGGGCTTCTCGGAAAGAACCAGGGGGAAAAGGTATGA
- the trxB gene encoding thioredoxin-disulfide reductase, with protein sequence MNREVDLIIIGAGAAGLTAAQYGARANLRTVMIEEMAPGGQALLIDHLENYPGYVEPKSGFEFAQDMHRQAEKFGAEFVNDTVTKLEKQGNLFTAYLGSGDTMTAPAVILATGAKHRHLEVPGEMEFQGRGVSYCGTCDGPFFKGKKMYVVGGGDAACDEAQYLSNLSNQIVMIHRRDRFRAQKALADRVLHNKNIQVHFNTRIVEIKGDTKVRSVVLEQTDTGERYEDNTEAVFIFVGSIPQTDLVPEAEKDEAGYIVTNQRMETSIKGLFAAGDVRSSPFRQVVVAAGEGAIAAHCASQYIDELRGEAYR encoded by the coding sequence ATGAATCGTGAAGTAGATCTCATCATCATTGGAGCCGGCGCAGCGGGCCTTACCGCGGCTCAATATGGAGCCCGGGCAAATTTAAGAACTGTTATGATCGAAGAAATGGCCCCGGGTGGTCAGGCCCTACTGATTGATCACCTGGAAAACTATCCCGGCTATGTGGAACCCAAAAGCGGCTTTGAATTTGCCCAGGACATGCACCGACAGGCAGAAAAATTCGGTGCTGAATTTGTTAATGATACGGTAACCAAGCTCGAAAAACAGGGTAACCTCTTTACTGCCTACCTGGGCTCCGGAGATACGATGACCGCACCGGCGGTTATTCTTGCAACGGGAGCCAAACACCGGCACCTGGAAGTCCCCGGTGAAATGGAATTTCAGGGCCGCGGCGTTTCCTACTGCGGCACCTGCGACGGACCATTCTTTAAGGGGAAAAAGATGTATGTGGTCGGCGGCGGCGACGCGGCCTGCGACGAAGCACAGTATCTTTCCAACCTTTCAAACCAAATCGTTATGATACACCGGCGGGACCGTTTCCGGGCCCAGAAGGCTCTAGCCGATCGGGTACTGCATAATAAAAACATTCAGGTTCACTTTAATACCCGGATTGTGGAAATTAAAGGGGACACCAAGGTCCGGTCCGTGGTTCTGGAACAAACCGATACGGGAGAGCGTTATGAGGATAACACAGAAGCGGTCTTTATTTTTGTTGGCTCTATTCCCCAGACTGACCTGGTCCCTGAGGCTGAAAAGGACGAAGCCGGCTATATTGTAACCAACCAGCGGATGGAAACATCGATTAAGGGGCTTTTTGCCGCCGGAGACGTCCGCTCTAGCCCCTTCCGTCAGGTAGTCGTCGCCGCCGGAGAAGGGGCTATTGCAGCCCACTGTGCATCCCAGTATATTGATGAACTCAGAGGTGAAGCATATCGGTGA
- a CDS encoding branched-chain amino acid ABC transporter permease, protein MKQKTLLSLGASALFIVILVLADALLDPFSMQIFKLCAINIILALSLNLLNGFTGLFSLGHAGFMSIGAYTCALLTMTAAQKEMNFFLKPIEPFLAHITIPFLPALLISGFVAAFFGFIIGAPALRLRDDYLAIATLGFSEIIRVVFTNLQTITNGSLGIKGLPRFTTMWWAWGTAIVTVVLIVSLIHSSYGRAFKAIRDNEIAAEAMGINVFRMKLMSFIISSFFAGIGGALLAHHLTTIDPKQFMFLKTFDILLIVVLGGIGSISGSIIAAIVVTILMEALRFLDGPLNFIFFTTPGIPGIRMVVFSILLMVVILFRQQGLMGRKELSWDMLEGWVQNFVRLGQNRKRS, encoded by the coding sequence ATGAAACAGAAAACCCTGCTCTCGCTTGGAGCTTCAGCCCTTTTTATTGTTATTCTTGTTCTGGCCGATGCCTTGCTGGACCCCTTCTCGATGCAGATCTTTAAGCTCTGTGCCATCAATATAATTCTGGCCCTTTCGTTAAACCTGCTCAACGGTTTTACGGGACTCTTCTCCCTGGGCCATGCGGGCTTCATGTCTATTGGGGCCTACACCTGTGCCCTTCTTACCATGACTGCTGCCCAAAAAGAGATGAACTTTTTTCTAAAGCCCATCGAGCCCTTTTTGGCCCATATCACCATTCCCTTTCTGCCGGCTCTCCTCATTTCAGGCTTCGTAGCTGCCTTTTTTGGTTTTATCATCGGTGCCCCGGCTTTACGGCTTCGGGATGATTATCTAGCCATCGCTACCCTGGGATTTTCTGAAATTATCCGGGTTGTTTTTACAAACCTTCAGACGATTACAAATGGATCGCTGGGAATTAAGGGCTTACCCCGATTTACCACCATGTGGTGGGCCTGGGGGACTGCAATTGTCACGGTGGTGCTGATTGTCAGTCTTATCCATTCCAGTTATGGCCGTGCCTTTAAAGCAATTCGTGATAATGAAATTGCGGCAGAAGCCATGGGGATTAACGTCTTTAGAATGAAACTCATGTCTTTTATTATTTCATCCTTTTTTGCCGGAATCGGCGGAGCCCTTCTGGCCCACCACCTTACCACCATAGATCCGAAACAGTTCATGTTCCTTAAAACCTTCGACATCCTGCTGATCGTGGTTTTGGGGGGTATTGGGTCCATATCGGGATCCATCATAGCCGCTATCGTCGTTACCATATTGATGGAAGCCCTCCGGTTCCTGGATGGGCCCCTGAATTTTATTTTCTTTACGACCCCGGGTATACCTGGCATCCGGATGGTGGTGTTCTCCATCCTCCTCATGGTGGTTATCCTGTTCCGCCAGCAGGGGCTAATGGGTCGCAAGGAATTATCCTGGGATATGCTGGAAGGCTGGGTTCAGAACTTCGTACGCTTAGGCCAGAACCGGAAGAGGAGCTAG
- the proC gene encoding pyrroline-5-carboxylate reductase, giving the protein MSYTITCIGSGNMGGALMKAAARAIGGAAIGVTDADTKKAAAFAAELGGGALAANTEAAAEGRYVLLAVKPQVAQAVLAEIGPVLARRLQSRSPAILVSIVAGLSIDTMKRNLAAAGCPETQPIIRLMPNTPALVAKGMIALAPSPEVSPEAVQALEHILSQAGLIDRIDEKYMDAVTALSGSGPAFVYLFIEALADAGVRAGLSRDKALRYASRTVLGAAAMVEETGQHPGVLKDGVTSPAGTTIAGIAALEDRGFRGTVMAAVDAAFRRAQELG; this is encoded by the coding sequence GTGAGCTACACCATAACCTGTATCGGAAGCGGAAATATGGGCGGTGCTCTCATGAAAGCCGCCGCCCGGGCGATCGGCGGGGCGGCCATTGGGGTAACTGACGCGGACACCAAAAAGGCTGCGGCCTTTGCGGCGGAGCTGGGCGGCGGCGCCCTGGCGGCGAACACTGAGGCCGCGGCGGAGGGCCGGTACGTGCTCCTCGCGGTGAAACCTCAGGTGGCGCAGGCGGTGTTGGCAGAAATAGGGCCGGTGCTGGCCCGGCGGCTGCAAAGCCGTTCGCCGGCGATCCTCGTATCCATTGTGGCGGGTCTTTCCATCGATACAATGAAGCGCAATCTTGCAGCCGCAGGATGCCCGGAAACTCAGCCCATCATCCGCCTTATGCCGAATACCCCAGCCCTGGTTGCCAAGGGAATGATTGCCCTGGCTCCGTCCCCAGAGGTAAGCCCTGAAGCGGTACAGGCATTGGAGCACATCCTCAGCCAGGCAGGGCTTATCGACCGGATCGATGAAAAATATATGGATGCGGTGACGGCCCTCTCAGGTTCGGGCCCTGCCTTTGTGTATCTCTTTATCGAAGCCCTTGCCGACGCAGGGGTTCGAGCGGGCTTGAGCCGGGACAAGGCCCTGCGCTATGCAAGCCGGACCGTGCTGGGCGCGGCAGCCATGGTGGAAGAAACGGGCCAGCATCCGGGTGTGCTTAAGGATGGGGTCACCTCCCCGGCGGGGACTACCATTGCGGGTATTGCGGCCCTGGAAGATCGGGGGTTCCGCGGGACTGTTATGGCTGCGGTGGATGCTGCATTCCGCCGGGCACAGGAACTGGGCTAG
- a CDS encoding glutamate-5-semialdehyde dehydrogenase, translated as MGNLTGVFTILREAQKQLALAGRKEKDEGLQAVMNAIDEDREAILAANKQDVERARASGMKEALVDRLALNDKRINEMIAGVEVVLRQEDPIGRVLDGWTLPNGLFIEKVTVPLGTCAIIYESRPNVTVDAFCLAYKAGCSILLRGSSAALESNRALVASIRRALASVNRFPDTVALADSGSRDEVDEILSARGLVDVVIPRGGRDLIRRVVDNARVPVIETGEGNCHIYVEPSADFQNAVDIVENAKIQKPGACNAVETLLVHRDAAEVFIPLVAQRLAGRVLLRCCDRSRAVLEKAQNIPSSLKIEPATEADWATEYLDYILAVKVVDSLDEAITHINRYGTKHSEAILTNDLAASQEFEKRVDAACAYTNASIRFTDGGQFGFGAELGISTQKFHARGPMGLEALTTIKYRVRGTGQIRE; from the coding sequence ATGGGAAATCTTACAGGTGTGTTTACTATCCTCAGGGAAGCCCAGAAACAGTTAGCCCTTGCCGGTAGAAAAGAAAAGGATGAGGGCCTTCAGGCGGTGATGAACGCCATCGATGAGGACCGGGAAGCTATACTTGCCGCAAATAAACAGGATGTAGAACGGGCCCGCGCTTCGGGCATGAAAGAAGCTCTCGTAGATCGTCTTGCCCTGAATGACAAACGTATCAATGAGATGATTGCAGGCGTCGAAGTTGTTCTCCGTCAGGAAGATCCCATCGGCCGGGTTCTCGATGGCTGGACCTTGCCTAATGGTCTCTTTATTGAAAAGGTCACGGTGCCCCTCGGAACCTGTGCCATCATCTACGAATCCCGCCCTAATGTAACGGTAGACGCCTTCTGCCTGGCGTACAAGGCGGGCTGTTCCATTTTACTGCGGGGCAGTTCTGCCGCCCTCGAATCGAACCGGGCTCTGGTGGCCTCGATCCGGCGGGCCCTTGCATCGGTGAACCGCTTCCCTGACACGGTTGCCCTGGCCGATTCGGGAAGCCGGGATGAGGTAGACGAAATTCTTAGCGCCCGGGGCCTGGTGGATGTGGTTATCCCCCGGGGCGGCCGGGACCTCATCCGCCGGGTGGTGGACAATGCCCGGGTTCCGGTTATAGAGACAGGAGAGGGCAACTGTCACATCTATGTAGAGCCCAGTGCCGATTTCCAAAATGCTGTTGATATCGTCGAAAATGCAAAAATCCAGAAACCCGGAGCCTGCAATGCGGTGGAAACCCTGCTGGTACATCGGGATGCGGCGGAGGTTTTTATACCCCTCGTGGCTCAAAGACTTGCTGGACGGGTCCTGCTTCGCTGCTGTGACCGAAGCCGTGCCGTGCTGGAAAAGGCTCAAAACATTCCATCCAGTCTCAAGATTGAGCCTGCGACTGAAGCAGACTGGGCTACGGAATATCTGGACTACATCCTGGCGGTTAAGGTTGTCGATTCCCTCGACGAAGCCATCACCCATATTAACCGCTATGGGACAAAACATTCAGAGGCAATTTTAACCAATGACCTTGCCGCAAGTCAGGAGTTTGAAAAGCGGGTTGATGCAGCCTGTGCCTACACCAATGCATCTATTCGCTTCACCGACGGCGGCCAGTTTGGTTTCGGAGCCGAACTGGGCATCAGTACCCAGAAATTCCACGCCCGGGGGCCTATGGGACTTGAAGCCCTGACAACAATCAAGTATCGTGTACGAGGTACAGGTCAAATACGGGAGTAA
- a CDS encoding ABC transporter ATP-binding protein, giving the protein MAYLLETKQLTMKFGGLTAVSDLNIEIDQGQIIGLIGPNGAGKTTAFNMITGVYKPSSGQILFKGHHIDGMKPHRITAMGIARTFQNIRLFKEMTVLENVLVAHHFRMGTNLIESVMKLPSYTKKEQESRELALSLLERLSLADQAYERSTSLPYGKQRRLEIARALATGPTLLLLDEPAAGMNPQESRDLMDFIFKIREDFKLTILLIEHHMQVVMGVCERMYVLDYGVTIAHGSPEHIRKNPKVIEAYLGADAC; this is encoded by the coding sequence ATGGCATATCTACTTGAAACAAAGCAACTCACCATGAAATTCGGAGGCCTGACTGCGGTTTCGGACCTGAATATCGAAATAGACCAGGGACAGATTATTGGGCTTATCGGTCCGAATGGCGCCGGGAAAACCACAGCCTTTAATATGATTACCGGTGTATATAAACCCAGTTCTGGTCAGATCCTGTTTAAGGGGCATCATATTGATGGAATGAAACCGCACAGGATTACCGCTATGGGTATCGCCCGGACCTTTCAGAATATACGGCTCTTTAAGGAAATGACGGTCCTGGAAAATGTACTGGTAGCACACCACTTCAGGATGGGAACTAACCTGATTGAATCGGTTATGAAACTCCCTTCCTATACAAAAAAGGAACAGGAATCCCGCGAACTGGCTCTGTCGCTCCTTGAACGGCTAAGCCTCGCAGATCAGGCCTACGAACGTTCTACCTCTTTGCCCTACGGGAAACAGCGGCGCCTCGAAATTGCCCGTGCTCTGGCTACAGGCCCGACCCTGCTCCTCCTCGATGAACCTGCGGCAGGAATGAACCCCCAGGAATCCCGGGATTTAATGGACTTTATTTTTAAGATCCGGGAAGATTTTAAGCTGACTATCCTGCTTATTGAACATCACATGCAGGTGGTTATGGGCGTCTGTGAGCGAATGTATGTACTCGATTATGGTGTAACCATTGCCCATGGAAGCCCTGAGCATATAAGAAAGAATCCAAAGGTTATCGAAGCCTATCTGGGGGCAGACGCATGCTGA